The Ziziphus jujuba cultivar Dongzao chromosome 3, ASM3175591v1 region aaatcactaaagttaatttggtaaaataatttactaaatattaaaaatatttatgaacttttttataaaaaattttaaaatagtttccatagatattttcaaaattttcataaatttatatggaaatttttgaaatttcaattaatattatggattttttaaccaaattgttaactatttgatgtagatattttaatggaaatttcagtaaaaatttaaaaattttgatagatattatgaaaattatatctatttgcatttgaaatgtaaattttttttgatctcttaaaaaaaaatttgaaaaaatttcgttgaaaattttagatatttacaACCTTgtcaattattataaattaaattaattaagaaaaatataatatttattcaatatttttgtaattttttgatcaatttagtaatttattgattaactaagctaattttaaagttttaataaaaaatttaattttttaaaataaatttctatctttttttgaatttttatcgatataagatattttttaatattttcatattttgaactttcaatggaacaaaatataattttataataaaaaagagagtaAGACTTCAATGTGGTCCACGTGGAAGAGAATTGTGAGTTTAATTTGCATTTTTACAAGgggcttttctttattttggacCATTTGGTTGGAACTTGTatggtccctttttttttttttttttgtgaataagaattttcattaatatgtatcacaaaaattatatgattatatGCTTCCTATCATAAATAGCTTTACAAAAGCTAGTAAGGGAAATTAGAACAGGAAATATTATCCTTTAAACAGCATTTACAAAACTTATGAGCTACAAGATTAGCAGCTCTGGGCATCCAACATAATTTACAAATCTCAAACTTATGAGCTAATAAGTTTTTATTAGAATGAAAGAATCAGGCCCATCCCCAGATGAGGCTACTTTTACTAGTATTTTGACTATCTGTTCAGACTTGCCAACCCTACACCTTGGTAGACAAACTCATGCACAGGTTGTAAAAGCAGGATTCAATAATTTTCTTGCAGTTTCTAATGCCATGGTTACCATGTATGCAAGATGTGGAAACATGGATTCTGCTTTATTAGAATTCTCTTCGATGCAAACCCATGATATCATATCTTGGAATTCTATAATCTGCGGATTTGCTCACCATGGGAATGCAGAAAAAGCTTTGGAGATGTTTGAACAAATGAGATCAAAAGATGTCATACCCAATCATATAACCTTCATCGGTGTTCTATCTGCTTGTAGCCATGCTGGAATGGTGGACCAGGGCAGGTATTTCTTTGACATCATGAGATACGAGTACTTTCTTCAGCCAACGAGTGAACATTATACTTGTTTAGTTGATTTGCTGGGGAGATTTGGCCTTATAGACGAGGCAATCAATATTTTAGATCAAATAAGAGCAGATGGAATTGAAGTCCCTGCAAGTGTTTGGGGGGCATTACTCGGGGCCTGTAGAATCCACAAGAATATTGAAATTGGCAAGATTTCTGGGGAAAGGATTTTGGATGTAGAGCCTGATAATTCCGGTGTGTATTTAATTTTGGCAGAAATGTATCTGAGTTGTGGAAGAAGGAAAGATGCAGAAACAATTTGGACCAGAATGAAAGAAACAGGAGTCAAGAAGCAGCCAGGTTGCAGTTGGGTTGAGCTAAACAACAGTGGCCATATATTTCTTTCAGGAGATAGTTCGCATCCCGAGTTCAAAAGGATCAATTCTCTCCTAGAGTTGATGCATATGGAGATAgagactaaaatttaaaaataaaaacttccttCTTCTCAGCAACTACAAACTTCACTGGTATGTCATGTTTGAGAttttattgttatcttctgaaATGGAGAGTCGCTTAAATATAAAATCCACCTTTCTTAGCACTTGAAACAATGGAgatataaaaactaaatactCAGCGATGAAAATTTCCtaagtagaaagaaaaaaacccaaaaggAAACTGGACAAAAATTATTCTCATGcagaagctgaatataaaatattgattctGCAAAATCTATCATgtgaaataaaattacaatgaaGCAAACGCTAACAACGCTCTGTATCAGTATATTCCATCAAGTATGAGCACTTGATATAGTGGCaattacaaaaaacaaacacTCAAATTCTAATAGAGCTTGGTTTCCCGGTTCTAGGATTTCGTCTCTGACTCGGAACTGTTACTGCTGATGCTTTTTTGCCTTTAAGATTGCTCTCATCCGGAACCTCCTTGGACTTTTTCATGTTCATAGAATTTTCTGCTGTCCGGCTTGGGATAACCTTACATAGTGCATCCCTATTTTGAATTGTCTTACGATTTTTCAAAACCGATGGCCTTTCTGTTTTGACTCTGTTTTTATTCCCAATAACTACATCATTATCTGAAACGAAAAATGCCCAAATGGAATGTGTTAAGCATCCCTcacagtaaataattaaaacccaATAGTTGAACCAAATCATATATCTAACAGATGGACCAATTAGGCAGATACATGCTGATGGAACTATAAAGGAAACATTTATAAAGCAATTCAAGGCACCACGTTGCAGACTTTGATTTACGAAGCAACAATTTTATAGTCATATAAACACAATGATTTCCAAAACAACTCTCATACTCGGACTTGATAATACAGCCCGTGGCCGAGGTATCGAACTCGCTCcaatattttgttgattatccTCTTCAAATTTCTCGTTTTTCTTCTCTGCTTCTGCCAAAGAAGAAGATTCAGATATCGGGACTGTAAGATATCTTAATACATATAGGGAGTTCAATTTTGTTGATAATCATATGAAGTTGAAACCAAACTTTCAGGTACAGAAATTGTTGGTATAGCTACACTCGGCATGTaagattttggaatttttgcaATGGATGGTGGAGAAACATCTTCGTTCTGCTCCTCAActgcaaatcatatataaaacaGAACCTATTATTATATAACACATAAAACAGACAAATGGTTTCAAGAGAAGATTGATATGGGATTTTAGATATAGATTAAACATTCCATCATAGAGCATAAACAAAATGATTCTACTTAAATGGCTCGGTTTGCAATTGTTTAGCAAagagaggaggaaaaaaaaaaaaaaaaagggagggggagagaagagaaagaaagaaaggtatCAGGTATGGGGAGTTTGTAAAAGGGGAAAGCTATCTAAGCTGATGTGTGCAGATTGTGTCCGGTGGGATTGGAGTAGGATACATGGTGAGCGATAAGGTGTCCtttttttttcgaaaaaaagattaaatcttgcttgtaaattttgatgTCATTTTTTGTTTGGCTATGTGAGTGGACTTGCTAGAAGAAATTGCTTCTTAATGCtttcttatattattaaatttattaatgacTATagctatttatatttttgttctattttgtgCTGGGGTTTATGCTTATGGTATgattgcatttttctttttataaatttatgtacTTCAAAATGAAGTAAATGActctccaaaaaaacaaaaaaaaacaaaaacgacaaaaacaaaaaaagaaaaggaagtaaAAGGTGCTAGTTGTTGTTTTAAATATccgtcctttttttttttgggctgagaaaaagtttgttttagttttttttttttaatttgtttttaaatttccatttttaagtTCTATAggaataaattttaaagaaaaaaagagaagtaAAACATAGGAATAAATTCATTGTATATATAGGAATTGGATTGTATTGGTATGAGTTGTATTGTATTGGATTGTACTGgaatgtattatattatatatgtgctGTGTTTAATGTAAAatcgtataaaataatattttgtttggtacaacaatatattgtactgtattattttttatttaataaattatttctattaaaagaataaatattacaaaaatatcatatttttctctttccactttgtatattatt contains the following coding sequences:
- the LOC107435971 gene encoding uncharacterized protein LOC107435971 encodes the protein MPSVAIPTISVPEKAEKKNEKFEEDNQQNIGASSIPRPRAVLSSPNNDVVIGNKNRVKTERPSVLKNRKTIQNRDALCKVIPSRTAENSMNMKKSKEVPDESNLKGKKASAVTVPSQRRNPRTGKPSSIRI